The Paenibacillus uliginis N3/975 genome has a window encoding:
- a CDS encoding cation diffusion facilitator family transporter — protein MNNERLSHTDTAVWTGIISDFTVAIGKGAAGYFSGSRALMGDALHSAANAATLLADRIPWFRGRKLSKGNGMRSSGQQAEPFISILFSVIILMSGLQIAVSALKDLSSGTPEAPGRLALIAVLVSLAVNQAVFQYQYRQSKKNNDRRFEVHSENYRFGLYSSLTVLISVFLTMAGAYFEMQALLYMDSIAALIVSGLVLRKGYILIVRSVYGTLPEEPRHEKCADYLDTIQRVHGVITIEDLKVQEHGQVRQISLDVKVSVNPRITVWEAHEIADRIRKLLLHRFIHVTEANVSVVPYEPGYPYKSNYDLMDNDLPTLPQ, from the coding sequence GTGAATAACGAACGCTTGTCTCATACAGATACAGCTGTTTGGACCGGAATTATAAGTGATTTTACTGTGGCAATTGGAAAAGGAGCTGCCGGGTATTTCTCTGGAAGCAGAGCTCTTATGGGTGATGCACTGCATTCAGCGGCTAACGCAGCCACATTGCTTGCGGACCGTATACCTTGGTTTAGAGGACGGAAGCTATCTAAAGGTAATGGGATGAGGTCTTCGGGACAACAGGCTGAACCTTTTATCTCTATCTTATTTTCGGTAATCATATTAATGAGCGGACTTCAAATTGCCGTATCTGCCTTAAAGGATCTCTCATCTGGAACACCGGAGGCTCCGGGTCGGTTGGCACTTATAGCTGTATTAGTATCGCTCGCTGTGAATCAGGCTGTTTTTCAATACCAGTATCGTCAGTCCAAGAAAAACAATGACCGCCGGTTTGAAGTCCACTCTGAAAACTATCGATTCGGTTTATACTCTTCGTTAACTGTCCTGATCAGCGTGTTCCTCACGATGGCAGGAGCATATTTTGAAATGCAGGCTCTGTTATATATGGATTCCATTGCAGCACTTATCGTATCAGGGTTAGTGCTCAGAAAGGGTTATATTCTTATTGTTCGTTCGGTGTATGGTACTTTGCCGGAGGAACCTCGTCACGAGAAGTGCGCCGATTATCTCGATACTATACAGCGCGTCCATGGCGTCATCACAATCGAAGATTTAAAGGTGCAGGAGCATGGACAAGTGCGTCAGATAAGCCTCGATGTGAAGGTCAGTGTGAATCCGCGTATAACCGTCTGGGAAGCTCATGAGATTGCGGACAGGATTCGAAAGCTGCTGCTGCACCGATTTATACATGTTACGGAAGCGAACGTGAGTGTAGTTCCTTACGAGCCTGGCTATCCATACAAATCGAATTATGATTTGATGGACAACGATCTGCCGACATTACCACAGTAA
- the secF gene encoding protein translocase subunit SecF, giving the protein MHFKKFNFVGASRYFYTFSIILTIVGAIFLASVGLNYGVDFRSGSNVDITTSKTLTVEQLEPILKEAGIGEDASITPGNDRVNIRFSQVLTEPQDLALKAGIQKLDKSASMEVNTVDPEMAKELGLNAVYAVLLSCVGIIIYVSIRFEWRFAIAAIIALLHDAFVVISVFSIFRLEVNITFIIAILTIIGYSINDTIVIFDRIRENMRFAKLKKHSDLVELVNRSLSQTIARSLYTALSVFIAAFFMLILGGESIQMFSLAIVIGLLFGAYSSIFIASPLWLLLKGKNVGKPKAPKPSKADI; this is encoded by the coding sequence GTGCACTTTAAAAAATTTAACTTTGTAGGTGCCAGCCGGTATTTCTATACATTCTCCATTATTCTTACCATTGTGGGTGCGATTTTCCTTGCTTCGGTTGGTCTGAATTACGGTGTTGACTTCCGTTCCGGCTCTAATGTGGACATTACTACATCCAAGACGCTTACTGTGGAACAACTCGAACCCATTTTGAAGGAAGCGGGTATTGGAGAAGATGCAAGCATTACACCGGGTAACGATCGGGTGAATATCCGATTCAGTCAGGTGCTGACTGAGCCTCAGGATCTAGCTTTGAAGGCTGGTATTCAAAAGCTGGACAAGTCAGCGTCAATGGAGGTAAATACGGTTGATCCTGAGATGGCGAAAGAATTAGGGCTAAATGCAGTTTATGCAGTGCTGCTGTCTTGTGTCGGGATCATCATTTATGTAAGTATTCGCTTCGAATGGCGTTTTGCCATTGCTGCGATCATAGCACTATTGCATGACGCCTTTGTCGTTATCAGTGTGTTCTCGATTTTCCGCTTGGAAGTGAATATAACTTTCATCATCGCTATTTTGACGATCATCGGTTATTCCATTAACGATACTATCGTTATATTTGACCGGATCCGTGAAAATATGCGTTTCGCTAAGCTCAAAAAGCATTCCGATCTCGTTGAGCTGGTCAACCGGAGCTTGTCTCAAACGATTGCCCGCTCCTTGTATACTGCGCTGTCGGTATTTATTGCGGCGTTCTTCATGCTCATACTTGGCGGCGAGTCAATACAGATGTTCTCACTGGCTATCGTTATCGGTCTGCTGTTCGGTGCGTATTCCTCGATCTTTATTGCAAGCCCGCTGTGGCTGCTGCTGAAGGGTAAAAATGTCGGAAAACCTAAAGCCCCGAAGCCATCTAAAGCAGATATCTAA